The following proteins come from a genomic window of Alnus glutinosa chromosome 10, dhAlnGlut1.1, whole genome shotgun sequence:
- the LOC133880258 gene encoding putative pentatricopeptide repeat-containing protein At5g59200, chloroplastic, producing the protein MSYSTVAVLGNSFFPANSKSKNSPDRKEIISLLQRCKHMNQIQSLHAKIIKKGQENDPFIAFELIRVCSNFNSIDHASKIFQNAQNPNVYLYTALIDGFVLSGSYVDAIRLYCQMVYESILPDAYAITSVLKACGFQLALEEGKQVHGQALKLRLSSNRLIRMKLMELYGKCGEFENAQQVYAEMPEGDVVASTVMITCYLNYGFINEAIGVFNRVLVRDTVCWTAMIDGFVRNGEFNRALEVFREMQEDDVRPNEVTMVCVLSACSQLGALELGRWLHFYIEKYGIKLNHVVGGALISMYSRCGDIDEAQRVFDGMKERDVTTYNSMISGLAMHGKSIEAIEMFRRMMKQGISPNNITFIGVLNACSHGGLVELGYEIYHSMTRDYGIEPQIEHYGCMVDLLGRVGRLEEAYNFIREMKIAPDHIIYGALLSACKIHGNTEIGESIAKILVDCGRADSGTYILLSNVYALSGRWKEAAKVRAKMEEGGMLKEPGCSSIEVNNEIHEFLLGDIRHPQREVIYKKLKELNRVLKLEGYLPSTEMVLHDMEDEQKEWALAIHSERLALCYGLISTAPYTTLRIVKNLRVCNDCHSMIKLVSKITRRRIVVRDRNRFHHFENGGCSCGDYW; encoded by the coding sequence ATGAGTTATTCCACGGTAGCCGTTTTAGGGAACTCATTTTTTCCGGCAAATTCAAAATCCAAAAACTCCCCAGATAGGAAAGAAATCATCTCTCTCTTACAAAGATGCAAACACATGAACCAAATTCAATCACTTCACGCCAAAATCATAAAGAAGGGCCAAGAAAATGACCCCTTTATTGCCTTTGAGCTTATTCGGGTTTGCTCCAACTTCAACTCCATTGACCATGCCTCCAAGATTTTCCAGAACGCTCAAAACCCAAATGTCTACCTCTACACTGCTCTTATTGATGGGTTTGTATTGTCTGGCTCTTACGTCGATGCAATTCGCCTATATTGTCAAATGGTGTATGAATCTATCTTACCCGATGCTTATGCAATCACTTCGGTCTTGAAGGCTTGTGGGTTTCAGTTGGCTTTGGAAGAGGGTAAACAAGTTCATGGGCAGGCTTTAAAACTTAGGTTGAGTTCAAACAGATTGATAAGGATGAAGCTCATGGAATTGTACGGCAAGTGTGGCGAGTTTGAGAATGCACAACAGGTTTATGCAGAAATGCCTGAAGGGGATGTTGTTGCATCAACCGTCATGATAACATGTTATTTGAATTATGGATTCATCAACGAGGCAATTGGTGTATTCAATCGAGTTCTGGTTAGGGACACAGTTTGTTGGACGGCGATGATTGATGGGTTTGTTAGGAATGGCGAATTTAATAGAGCTTTGGAGGTATTTAGGGAAATGCAGGAGGATGATGTGAGGCCGAATGAGGTTACCATGGTTTGTGTTTTATCTGCGTGTTCACAATTGGGAGCTCTTGAGCTGGGGCGGTGGCTTCACTTTTACATAGAAAAGTACGGGATCAAGCTTAATCATGTTGTGGGTGGTGCATTGATAAGTATGTATTCAAGGTGTGGTGATATTGATGAGGCGCAACGAGTTTTTGATGGGATGAAAGAGAGGGATGTCACTACTTATAATTCCATGATTTCAGGACTTGCTATGCATGGGAAGAGCATTGAGGCTATCGAAATGTTTCGGAGAATGATGAAGCAGGGGATTAGTCCAAACAACATTACATTCATTGGTGTATTGAATGCATGTAGTCATGGAGGTCTAGTCGAGTTGGGATATGAGATATATCACTCCATGACTAGAGATTATGGGATTGAACCACAAATAGAGCACTATGGATGCATGGTTGATCTCCTTGGTCGTGTAGGTCGGCTTGAAGAGGCATATAACTTCATCAGAGAAATGAAAATAGCTCCAGATCATATAATTTATGGTGCTCTGCTAAGTGCTTGTAAAATACATGGGAACACTGAAATAGGAGAATCAATTGCAAAAATTCTAGTCGATTGTGGTCGCGCAGATTCCGGTACTTACATTCTTCTATCAAATGTCTATGCTTTGTCTGGGAGATGGAAAGAGGCAGCAAAAGTAAGAGCAAAGATGGAGGAGGGTGGAATGCTAAAGGAACCAGGTTGTAGTTCGATTGAAGTGAATAATGAGATCCATGAGTTCCTTTTAGGAGACATCAGACATCCTCAAAGGGAAGTAATTTACAAAAAGTTAAAGGAGTTAAATCGTGTATTAAAATTGGAAGGATACTTGCCATCAACAGAGATGGTTTTACATGATATGGAGGATGAGCAAAAGGAATGGGCTTTGGCAATACACAGTGAGAGGCTTGCACTGTGCTATGGGCTAATATCAACTGCACCATATACGACGTTAAGGATTGTGAAAAATCTAAGGGTATGCAATGATTGCCACTCCATGATCAAGCTGGTCTCTAAGATTACCAGGAGAAGGATTGTGGTGAGAGATCGCAATAGGTTCCACCATTTCGAAAATGGAGGTTGTTCTTGTGGGGATTATTGGTGA
- the LOC133879727 gene encoding uncharacterized protein LOC133879727, protein MDGSEAPYPKDNSFERVTSASTSATTTGVHVTALDGLVNVNSLFTIAVFVGLSLTTPNQHSLENKTACDAGIDVARKLLVFEVVSFSFFLFSSLVAQGLKLAINLLNSKDVDEVFRAHINLKVLRLGMMGSAIGSVMGCLFLMLSMVNVIQIRLGMLSCGSKSTVHAVAALLILVSSALLVYISTVIYAFLH, encoded by the exons ATGGATGg ATCTGAGGCGCCATACCCGAAAGACAACAGCTTCGAGAGAGTGACGTCGGCGTCAACCTCTGCAACGACGACGGGCGTGCACGTGACCGCCCTGGACGGCCTCGTCAACGTGAACTCGCTCTTCACCATCGCCGTCTTCGTGGGGCTCTCCCTTACCACCCCTAATCAGCATAGCCTGGAGAACAAAACGGCCTGCGACGCTGGCATCGACGTGGCGAGGAAGCTGCTAGTCTTCGAGGTTGTCTCCTtcagcttcttcctcttctcctccctTGTCGCCCAGGGCCTGAAGCTGGCAATCAACCTGCTCAACAGCAAGGACGTCGACGAGGTCTTCCGCGCCCACATCAACCTCAAAGTCCTCAGGCTCGGCATGATGGGCTCCGCCATCGGCTCCGTCATGGGCTGCTTGTTCCTCATGCTGTCCATGGTCAACGTCATCCAGATCCGGTTGGGGATGTTGTCGTGCGGGAGTAAATCCACTGTCCATGCCGTGGCGGCGTTGCTTATCTTGGTTTCCTCTGCTCTTTTGGTTTATATTTCTACTGTCATTTATGCTTTTTTGCACTGA